Proteins from one Ramlibacter sp. PS4R-6 genomic window:
- a CDS encoding MBL fold metallo-hydrolase — MSELLYPAGEPPAPGQAVEVAPGVLWLRMPMPFALSHINFWAIRDGDAWAIVDSGLHTVETATAWLQLVAPGGPLQGRRVSRVFATHMHPDHVGMAGWLTRRFDCQLWMSRLEYLNCRLLVADTGREAPADGVRFYRRAGWQDAQIETYRARFGAFGRMIHPLPDSFRRLEDKAVLRIGEHDWHVVVGRGHSPEHACLHCPALRLLISGDQVLPRITSNVSVHPTEPAADPLSEWLESLAEIARRVPDDVLVLPAHNEPFTGLHERLRQLEDSVTQALTRLRTKLQEPRRVVDVFDALFRRPIGDDPHLLSMATGESVAHINYLLQRGEAQVERIESGTEWYRIAPERHT, encoded by the coding sequence ATGAGCGAATTGCTCTACCCGGCCGGTGAACCACCTGCACCCGGCCAGGCCGTGGAGGTCGCGCCGGGCGTGCTGTGGCTGCGCATGCCGATGCCGTTCGCCCTGAGCCACATCAACTTCTGGGCGATCCGCGACGGCGATGCATGGGCCATCGTCGACAGCGGCCTGCACACGGTGGAGACGGCCACCGCGTGGCTGCAGCTCGTCGCGCCCGGCGGGCCGCTGCAGGGGCGGCGCGTTTCGCGCGTGTTCGCGACCCACATGCATCCCGACCACGTCGGCATGGCCGGCTGGCTCACGCGCCGCTTCGACTGCCAACTGTGGATGTCGCGCCTGGAATACCTGAATTGCCGCCTGCTGGTGGCGGACACCGGGCGCGAGGCACCGGCCGACGGCGTGCGCTTCTACCGGCGCGCCGGCTGGCAGGACGCGCAGATCGAAACCTACCGCGCGCGCTTCGGCGCGTTCGGCCGGATGATCCACCCGTTGCCCGACAGCTTCCGCCGGCTCGAGGACAAAGCCGTGCTGCGCATCGGCGAGCATGACTGGCATGTGGTCGTCGGCCGCGGCCACTCGCCCGAGCATGCATGCCTGCACTGTCCCGCGCTGCGGCTGCTGATCTCGGGGGACCAGGTGCTGCCGCGCATCACTTCGAATGTCTCCGTGCACCCCACGGAGCCCGCGGCGGACCCATTGTCCGAATGGCTCGAGAGCCTGGCCGAAATTGCGCGGCGTGTGCCCGACGACGTGCTGGTGCTGCCCGCGCACAACGAGCCTTTCACCGGCCTGCACGAGCGGCTGCGGCAGCTGGAGGACAGCGTGACGCAGGCCCTGACGCGATTGCGGACCAAATTGCAGGAGCCGCGGCGCGTGGTCGACGTGTTCGACGCGCTGTTCCGGCGGCCCATCGGCGACGACCCGCACCTCCTGAGCATGGCCACCGGCGAAAGCGTGGCGCACATCAATTACCTGCTCCAGCGCGGCGAGGCGCAAGTCGAGCGGATCGAAAGCGGCACCGAGTGGTATCGGATCGCACCCGAAAGGCACACATGA
- a CDS encoding Zn-ribbon domain-containing OB-fold protein, with product MTMTSYLPDLGPITAPQLPDHFAFWDYCAKRELRFQCCSACGQWRHPPAPVCPHCGSAAVEWKLAPSRAELFSYTVVHHASTPALRGHVPYNIAIVAFPDLVDIRIVSNVLDVPPQELRIGMPLQLVWQEQAPGRVLPLFVRAKATA from the coding sequence ATGACCATGACCAGCTACCTGCCCGACCTGGGCCCCATCACCGCGCCCCAACTGCCCGACCATTTCGCCTTCTGGGACTACTGCGCGAAACGCGAACTGCGCTTCCAGTGCTGCAGCGCGTGCGGGCAATGGCGCCACCCGCCCGCGCCCGTGTGCCCGCACTGCGGGTCCGCCGCCGTGGAGTGGAAGCTCGCCCCGTCGCGGGCCGAGCTCTTCAGCTACACGGTGGTGCACCACGCGTCGACGCCCGCCTTGCGCGGACACGTTCCGTACAACATCGCCATCGTCGCCTTCCCCGACCTCGTCGACATCCGCATCGTGAGCAACGTGCTGGACGTGCCGCCGCAGGAGCTTCGCATCGGCATGCCGCTGCAGCTCGTGTGGCAGGAACAGGCCCCGGGGCGCGTGCTGCCGCTCTTCGTGCGCGCGAAAGCCACGGCATGA